A stretch of the Paenibacillus dendritiformis genome encodes the following:
- the cobS gene encoding adenosylcobinamide-GDP ribazoletransferase, which yields MKRTWQGLVAAMQFLTRIPVPFSVPFTNEVLKRSTFFFPLAGFCIGGLVWAAGWGLMHLLPVFPAAALTLTLAVALQGGLHMDGWMDTADGVLSSRSRERMLEIMKDSRSGAMGVIACVLLLLLKWTLLVSLMELGMWNGWVVVPFIWSRAAMVLALASKPQARPEEGLGGYFLGVKAGHVTMAYLLGFALAVLAAAASGTAEAGTSLSALTGLGLSSPAAALAMSVGAPLLCTAGACLPMEYLSRKLGGLTGDTYGAINEWTEVVGLLLLLLAASGKG from the coding sequence ATGAAGCGGACATGGCAAGGACTCGTTGCGGCGATGCAATTTCTGACCCGGATTCCTGTTCCGTTCTCGGTGCCGTTCACGAACGAGGTGCTGAAGCGAAGCACCTTCTTCTTTCCGCTGGCGGGCTTCTGCATCGGCGGGCTGGTCTGGGCGGCAGGCTGGGGGTTGATGCATCTGCTTCCCGTCTTTCCGGCGGCCGCGCTGACGCTTACCCTGGCCGTTGCGCTGCAGGGCGGGCTGCATATGGACGGCTGGATGGACACCGCCGACGGCGTGCTCAGCTCGCGTTCCCGCGAACGGATGCTGGAGATTATGAAGGACAGCCGCAGCGGGGCGATGGGCGTCATCGCCTGCGTTCTGCTGCTGCTGCTCAAATGGACGCTCCTCGTCTCTCTGATGGAGCTGGGCATGTGGAACGGCTGGGTTGTCGTACCGTTCATCTGGTCGCGCGCCGCGATGGTATTGGCGTTGGCGAGCAAGCCCCAGGCGCGCCCGGAAGAGGGGCTCGGCGGGTATTTCCTCGGCGTGAAGGCCGGGCACGTCACGATGGCCTATCTGCTCGGCTTCGCGCTTGCCGTCCTGGCCGCCGCGGCATCGGGAACGGCAGAGGCCGGAACGAGCTTAAGCGCGCTCACGGGACTGGGACTCTCATCTCCGGCCGCCGCCCTTGCGATGAGCGTAGGCGCGCCGCTGCTGTGCACGGCGGGGGCTTGTCTGCCGATGGAATATTTGTCGCGCAAGCTCGGCGGCCTGACCGGAGATACGTACGGCGCGATTAACGAATGGACGGAGGTCGTCGGCTTGCTGCTGCTTCTCCTGGCGGCATCCGGGAAAGGATGA
- the cobU gene encoding bifunctional adenosylcobinamide kinase/adenosylcobinamide-phosphate guanylyltransferase, with the protein MTGTAAGGNKLVLVTGGARSGKSGFAERLFMKRVPDGGIYVATAEAHDEEMRDRICRHQSDREQSGYAWKTVNEPLQLPEWLARTSADAGAAHEGPAVLVDCLTLWLSNELLQAERQWGEAPEAERYLEARIERLAEEAGRFRGTLVMVTNEVGDSIVPVYKLGRMFRDAAGRLNQRIAGKADEVYLVTAGIPIELKSREVRL; encoded by the coding sequence ATGACGGGCACGGCTGCCGGAGGAAATAAGCTTGTCCTCGTCACGGGCGGCGCTCGCAGCGGCAAAAGCGGCTTCGCGGAGCGGCTGTTCATGAAGCGCGTCCCGGATGGGGGCATCTATGTCGCGACCGCGGAAGCCCATGATGAGGAGATGCGCGACCGGATTTGCCGCCACCAGTCGGATCGGGAGCAATCGGGCTACGCCTGGAAGACGGTGAACGAGCCGCTCCAGTTGCCGGAATGGCTTGCCCGCACCAGCGCGGACGCAGGGGCCGCCCATGAAGGGCCGGCCGTGCTGGTCGACTGCCTGACGCTCTGGCTGTCGAACGAGCTGCTTCAGGCGGAGCGGCAATGGGGAGAGGCGCCGGAAGCCGAGCGTTATCTGGAGGCGCGCATCGAACGGCTGGCGGAGGAGGCCGGCCGCTTCCGCGGCACGCTGGTGATGGTGACGAACGAGGTCGGGGACAGCATCGTTCCCGTCTACAAGCTCGGCCGGATGTTCCGTGACGCGGCGGGCCGCTTGAACCAGCGCATCGCCGGGAAGGCGGATGAAGTGTATCTCGTGACCGCAGGCATTCCGATCGAGTTGAAAAGCCGGGAGGTGCGGCTATGA
- the cobT gene encoding nicotinate-nucleotide--dimethylbenzimidazole phosphoribosyltransferase, translated as MNERLSELIGRIPALDKTAMEAAAGHQNQLTKPPGSLGLLEELAVQLAGITGTVTPEFKQKAIIVMAGDHGVCAEGISAFPAEVTPQMVMNFLAGGAAVNVLARQAGAEVICVDVGVNADLSHPQLQSRKVRRGTGNMAQGPAMTRDEAVAALMAGVDTVNECVQAGIRMFSTGEMGIGNTTPSAAILCALTGLAPEEAVGRGTGIGDAQWAHKCNVVRQSLEVNQPDRSDALDVLAKVGGLEIAGLTGVILGAAAHRLPVVVDGFISSAAALAAVRLAPAAQPYLIASHLSEERGHAALLAELGLKPGLHLNMRLGEGTGGALMFPVIDASLRIMQEMATFAQAGVSNKDTDDSEGQA; from the coding sequence ATGAATGAACGGCTTAGCGAATTGATCGGGCGGATCCCCGCTCTGGACAAGACGGCGATGGAGGCGGCCGCCGGGCATCAAAATCAACTGACGAAGCCTCCGGGCAGCCTCGGGCTTCTGGAGGAGCTTGCGGTTCAATTGGCCGGCATTACCGGGACTGTTACACCGGAATTCAAGCAGAAGGCGATTATCGTGATGGCGGGCGATCATGGCGTCTGCGCGGAAGGGATCAGCGCCTTCCCGGCCGAAGTGACCCCGCAGATGGTCATGAATTTCCTTGCCGGCGGCGCGGCCGTCAATGTGCTGGCGCGTCAGGCGGGGGCTGAAGTCATCTGCGTCGATGTCGGCGTCAACGCCGATCTGAGCCACCCGCAGCTGCAATCGCGCAAGGTGCGCCGCGGCACCGGCAATATGGCCCAGGGTCCGGCGATGACCCGGGACGAGGCGGTGGCGGCGCTCATGGCCGGCGTCGATACGGTGAACGAGTGCGTCCAGGCCGGAATTCGCATGTTCTCTACCGGAGAAATGGGCATCGGCAACACGACGCCGAGCGCAGCCATTCTGTGCGCCTTGACCGGGTTGGCCCCGGAGGAGGCCGTTGGGCGGGGGACCGGCATCGGCGATGCGCAGTGGGCCCACAAATGCAACGTCGTGCGTCAGTCGCTTGAAGTCAACCAGCCCGATCGCAGCGATGCGCTGGATGTGCTCGCGAAGGTCGGCGGACTGGAGATCGCCGGACTGACCGGCGTCATTCTCGGCGCGGCCGCCCATCGGCTCCCGGTCGTCGTCGACGGCTTCATCTCCAGCGCGGCGGCGCTGGCTGCGGTTCGGCTCGCTCCGGCGGCGCAGCCTTATCTCATCGCATCGCATCTGTCCGAAGAACGCGGGCATGCCGCTTTACTGGCCGAGCTTGGCCTGAAGCCGGGCCTGCACTTGAATATGCGCCTTGGCGAAGGAACGGGCGGCGCTCTGATGTTCCCGGTTATCGATGCTTCGCTGCGCATTATGCAAGAGATGGCGACCTTCGCCCAAGCGGGCGTATCCAACAAAGACACGGACGATAGCGAGGGACAAGCATGA
- a CDS encoding ABC transporter ATP-binding protein, which yields MKPGTASGRINPGEPILQAGHISKSYGSRTVLNDVSLTVRAGEWVGIIGPNGSGKSTLLSLLSGADSPASGRIELMGRSLRSYSRKALSQTMAVLLQESLPPIGYSVREVVEMGRFPYQSWFGSELEDSGPYIDSIMERLQLTELEERPIDRLSGGQRQRVALAKLMAQSPSVVLLDEPTTYLDIRYQVQFMDVVRDWQRDCGLTVVSVLHDLNLAALYCDRLVVVHEGRIAADGAPEDLMSPDVIARYFETRAAIVPHPGNGRPQLLMCPAHTEEEAETGIKQAQKEAEAGTEGDEAARA from the coding sequence ATGAAGCCGGGAACAGCGTCCGGGCGGATCAACCCGGGAGAGCCGATTCTTCAGGCCGGGCATATCAGCAAAAGTTATGGCAGCCGAACGGTGCTGAACGACGTCTCCTTGACCGTCCGCGCCGGAGAATGGGTCGGCATCATCGGGCCGAACGGCAGCGGCAAGTCAACGCTGCTGTCGCTGCTGTCCGGCGCCGATTCTCCGGCCAGCGGGCGGATTGAGCTTATGGGACGCTCCCTTCGCTCCTACTCGCGCAAAGCGCTGTCGCAGACGATGGCGGTCCTGCTCCAGGAGTCGCTTCCGCCGATCGGATACTCGGTCCGCGAGGTCGTCGAGATGGGCCGCTTCCCGTATCAGTCCTGGTTCGGCTCGGAGTTGGAGGACAGCGGCCCCTATATCGATTCGATAATGGAACGGCTGCAGCTGACGGAACTGGAGGAACGGCCGATCGACCGGCTCAGCGGAGGACAACGCCAGCGGGTCGCCCTCGCGAAGCTGATGGCGCAATCGCCGTCTGTCGTGCTGCTGGACGAGCCGACGACCTATCTGGACATCCGGTACCAGGTGCAGTTCATGGATGTCGTCCGCGACTGGCAGCGGGACTGCGGCTTGACGGTGGTCTCGGTGCTGCATGATCTGAACCTGGCGGCGCTGTATTGCGATCGGCTCGTCGTCGTGCATGAGGGGCGCATCGCGGCAGACGGCGCACCGGAGGATCTGATGTCGCCGGATGTCATCGCGCGCTACTTCGAGACCCGCGCCGCCATCGTGCCGCATCCGGGGAACGGGCGTCCGCAGCTGCTGATGTGTCCGGCCCATACGGAGGAGGAAGCGGAGACGGGGATAAAACAGGCGCAGAAGGAAGCGGAAGCCGGGACAGAGGGCGACGAGGCGGCAAGAGCATAA
- a CDS encoding FecCD family ABC transporter permease, whose protein sequence is MKKGLGFGVAMLALLLLSIVGCLSVGSVKMPMGEIAKILLHHVPGLESLIPVTWDDASATIMLKVRFPRVVLAMLVGASLGLAGTGFQGVLRNPLADPYTLGVSSGASVGAAFLIYFGLQYALLGQWTVPIVAFITGTLTLLAVMRLAREDGKIPIETLILAGVVTQAFLGSIVSFLVAMSKQTINEILYWVMGSLALRGWSYSAVLAPYMALGLIALIAYARPLNLLALGERQASHLGLHVERTKWVVLLVSTFITAAAVSVSGVIGFVGLVVPHMIRLLVGPDYRLLVPLSAAGGAIYVMWADTIARTALAPTEIPLGVVTAFIGAPFFAYLLIRNKRSKRRKWS, encoded by the coding sequence ATGAAAAAAGGGTTGGGCTTTGGAGTAGCGATGTTGGCGCTGCTCCTTTTATCTATTGTAGGCTGCCTGTCCGTCGGATCGGTGAAGATGCCGATGGGCGAGATTGCGAAAATATTGCTGCATCATGTTCCCGGGCTGGAATCCCTCATTCCCGTCACCTGGGACGACGCTTCCGCGACCATTATGCTCAAGGTCCGCTTCCCGCGCGTCGTCCTCGCGATGCTCGTCGGCGCGTCGCTGGGATTGGCCGGGACGGGCTTCCAGGGCGTGCTGCGCAATCCGCTGGCGGATCCGTACACGCTGGGCGTGTCTTCCGGAGCTTCCGTCGGCGCCGCGTTCCTGATCTACTTCGGTCTGCAGTATGCGCTGCTGGGCCAGTGGACGGTTCCGATCGTCGCCTTCATCACTGGCACGCTGACGCTGTTGGCTGTCATGCGCCTGGCCAGGGAAGACGGCAAAATCCCGATCGAGACGCTGATTTTGGCCGGTGTCGTCACGCAGGCGTTCCTCGGTTCGATCGTCTCCTTTCTCGTCGCGATGTCGAAGCAGACGATCAACGAGATTTTGTATTGGGTCATGGGGAGCCTGGCGCTGCGGGGCTGGTCTTATTCGGCCGTGCTGGCGCCCTATATGGCGCTCGGGCTTATCGCCTTGATCGCTTATGCCCGCCCGCTCAATCTGCTGGCCCTCGGAGAGCGGCAGGCGTCTCATCTCGGGCTTCATGTCGAGCGCACGAAGTGGGTCGTTCTGCTCGTATCGACGTTCATTACGGCGGCCGCCGTCTCCGTATCGGGGGTTATCGGCTTCGTCGGGCTCGTCGTCCCGCACATGATTCGGCTGCTGGTCGGCCCGGACTATCGCTTGCTAGTGCCGTTGTCGGCCGCGGGCGGAGCGATCTATGTCATGTGGGCAGATACGATTGCGCGGACGGCGCTGGCACCGACCGAGATACCGCTCGGGGTGGTGACCGCCTTCATCGGCGCGCCGTTCTTCGCGTATCTGCTGATCCGAAATAAACGGTCGAAACGGAGGAAATGGTCATGA
- a CDS encoding ABC transporter substrate-binding protein, translating into MSKWWNKTIAVAAAAVLALSLAACGSGPAKEADKAPETAQQQENGNAASEAGKTAYPLTVKDATGHEFTFDKAPERIISVSPAETESLFALGLGDQIVGVSDYDDYPAEASQKPKMGGITKPNEEAIIAAKPDVVFTGISMKEEAVNKFRELGIEIFKVEPKTYDDVISNIELYGLITDHQKEAKEITDQMKKVRDDVTEAVKGVTEKKKVYIEFSPGWTVGSGEFMNELIELAGGVNIAAADMTGWNQINEENIIKANPDVILFAKELVDSETNKTLEDIIRGRSGWEAITAIKDNQLFGLDNNKLSRPGPRVAEALQDVAKAIYPDLFK; encoded by the coding sequence ATGAGCAAATGGTGGAACAAAACGATAGCGGTCGCGGCAGCGGCCGTGCTGGCTTTGAGCTTGGCTGCTTGCGGGTCGGGTCCGGCGAAAGAGGCGGACAAGGCTCCTGAGACAGCGCAGCAGCAGGAGAACGGCAATGCGGCTTCCGAGGCCGGGAAGACGGCCTATCCGTTGACCGTGAAGGATGCGACCGGGCATGAATTCACGTTCGACAAGGCGCCGGAACGGATCATTTCCGTCTCGCCGGCCGAGACGGAGTCGCTATTTGCCCTTGGTCTTGGCGACCAAATCGTCGGCGTATCCGATTATGACGACTATCCGGCAGAAGCGTCCCAGAAGCCGAAAATGGGCGGCATCACGAAACCGAATGAGGAAGCGATCATTGCGGCGAAGCCGGATGTCGTCTTTACCGGCATCTCGATGAAGGAAGAAGCCGTCAACAAATTCCGCGAGCTGGGCATTGAAATTTTCAAGGTCGAGCCGAAAACCTATGATGACGTAATCAGCAATATCGAGCTGTACGGTCTCATTACCGATCATCAGAAGGAAGCGAAAGAGATTACCGATCAGATGAAAAAGGTGCGCGATGACGTAACGGAAGCGGTCAAAGGCGTCACCGAGAAGAAGAAGGTCTATATTGAATTCTCGCCGGGCTGGACCGTCGGCAGCGGCGAATTCATGAACGAGCTGATCGAGCTGGCGGGCGGCGTCAATATTGCGGCGGCGGACATGACCGGCTGGAATCAGATTAATGAGGAGAACATCATCAAGGCGAATCCGGACGTTATTCTGTTCGCGAAGGAACTCGTCGACAGCGAGACGAACAAGACGCTGGAAGACATTATTCGCGGACGCAGCGGGTGGGAAGCCATCACCGCAATCAAGGACAATCAGCTGTTCGGACTGGACAACAACAAGCTGAGCCGCCCGGGCCCGCGCGTGGCCGAAGCGCTGCAGGATGTGGCGAAGGCGATCTATCCTGATTTGTTCAAATAG
- a CDS encoding histidine phosphatase family protein, with amino-acid sequence MKQKRTYKAPPVRRKRRHTGARRQARPKPPRCGTRHIRRRAGASSVIVRFALVRHSLTQANVERRYISYTDSPLLPEAEEVLRPMRRAVAHPAPLLYTSDMRRCRETLAQLRPRDAERAHVDTRLREYDFGMWEGLTYNDLKEDPSYRRWLDDMTAVQPPRGEPWQTFSTRTAHVWWEILQKAGRQTAVAPGQRVRGNRQRRECESDRDMPDQGGERGRTARLRRKRPRQVGNAYEARPDVLVVTHGGMVRRLYTLAFPKKTFWEAAVPIGAGILITAAKSPRRWKFLRAERLP; translated from the coding sequence ATGAAACAAAAGCGCACATACAAAGCTCCCCCCGTTCGCCGCAAGCGGCGTCACACAGGAGCTAGAAGACAAGCCCGGCCCAAGCCTCCGCGCTGCGGCACCCGGCATATCCGCCGCCGTGCGGGCGCGTCCAGCGTCATCGTGCGGTTCGCGCTCGTCAGACATTCGCTGACGCAGGCGAATGTGGAGCGGCGGTATATCAGCTATACGGACAGCCCGCTGCTTCCGGAAGCGGAAGAGGTGCTGCGGCCGATGCGCAGGGCGGTGGCCCATCCGGCGCCGCTCCTGTATACGAGCGATATGCGCCGCTGCCGCGAGACGCTGGCTCAGCTGCGCCCGCGCGATGCGGAACGGGCTCATGTCGACACAAGGCTGCGCGAATACGATTTTGGCATGTGGGAAGGCTTGACGTACAACGATCTGAAGGAGGATCCGTCTTACCGCCGCTGGCTTGACGATATGACCGCCGTGCAACCGCCGCGCGGCGAGCCGTGGCAGACCTTCAGCACGCGGACGGCGCATGTCTGGTGGGAGATTCTGCAGAAGGCCGGCAGACAGACGGCTGTGGCGCCGGGTCAACGCGTCCGCGGCAATCGCCAGCGGCGGGAATGCGAATCGGACAGGGATATGCCCGATCAGGGAGGCGAACGGGGCAGAACGGCCCGGCTGCGCCGGAAGCGTCCCCGCCAGGTAGGCAACGCGTATGAGGCGCGGCCCGATGTGCTGGTCGTTACGCATGGAGGCATGGTGCGGAGGCTGTACACGCTCGCCTTCCCGAAGAAGACATTCTGGGAAGCTGCCGTCCCGATCGGGGCGGGGATTTTGATTACGGCTGCCAAGTCTCCCCGCCGCTGGAAGTTCCTGCGGGCGGAGCGGCTGCCATGA
- the cbiB gene encoding adenosylcobinamide-phosphate synthase CbiB, whose translation MIAALIIITAYVWDRIVGDPKWLPHPVIGMGKAISALERLLRKAARSEAALKPLGFLLPLVMAGGAFGLTWAVLAGLYAVNVWLGAAAEALLIGTTIATKGLRDAGMAVHARLAAGDLAGARREVGMIVGRDTETLDEPEITRAAVETVAENIMDAVISPLFYAAIGGAPLAMAYRAINTLDSMVGYKNEKYANLGYASARLDDLANWIPARLTALLIVISALFGYDAKRAWKTALRDAPQHPSPNSGWPEAATAGALGIRLGGLNCYKGVCSFRAYMGDPVVETGGEHIAAVCRLLARSTLLFAILAASLLWACGGWLL comes from the coding sequence ATGATCGCGGCATTAATCATTATCACAGCATATGTATGGGATCGGATTGTTGGCGATCCGAAGTGGCTTCCTCATCCGGTCATCGGCATGGGGAAAGCGATCTCGGCCCTGGAACGCCTTCTCCGGAAGGCGGCTCGGTCCGAAGCGGCGCTCAAGCCGCTGGGCTTCTTGCTGCCGCTGGTGATGGCGGGCGGGGCATTTGGCTTGACGTGGGCCGTGCTGGCCGGGCTCTATGCCGTCAACGTCTGGCTGGGCGCGGCGGCGGAGGCGCTTCTGATCGGCACGACCATCGCCACGAAAGGGCTTCGCGACGCCGGCATGGCTGTCCATGCCCGGCTGGCGGCAGGAGATCTGGCCGGGGCGCGGCGCGAGGTCGGCATGATCGTGGGAAGGGACACCGAGACGCTCGATGAACCGGAAATTACCCGCGCCGCCGTCGAGACGGTCGCCGAAAATATTATGGATGCCGTCATCTCGCCGCTCTTCTACGCGGCCATCGGCGGCGCGCCGCTGGCTATGGCCTATCGGGCCATCAATACGCTGGATTCCATGGTCGGCTATAAAAATGAGAAATACGCCAATCTCGGTTACGCCTCGGCGCGGCTTGACGATCTGGCGAATTGGATACCGGCGCGCTTGACCGCGCTGTTGATCGTTATCTCCGCCCTGTTCGGCTATGACGCGAAGCGGGCGTGGAAGACGGCGCTGCGCGACGCGCCGCAGCATCCGAGCCCGAACAGCGGCTGGCCGGAAGCGGCCACTGCCGGAGCGCTCGGCATCCGCCTTGGCGGGTTGAATTGTTACAAAGGCGTATGTTCCTTCCGCGCCTATATGGGCGATCCCGTCGTCGAGACGGGAGGGGAGCATATTGCGGCAGTGTGCAGACTGCTGGCCCGAAGCACGCTGCTCTTCGCCATCCTGGCCGCAAGCCTCCTCTGGGCCTGCGGCGGATGGCTCCTGTAG
- a CDS encoding adenosylcobinamide amidohydrolase — MQPCREGIRSYASEVMAGVTVSWRSDTMTVELPHRAPVWSSAVWNGGTALASRIVNRMVQSGFDCSDPVAYMKELCLQQGYAPDATVGLMTAAKVTHASVMEEEGDGFSLLCVTTAGTGNAARAGLPRQVYSACEPLKPGTINTIIVLDGRLAEAAVWNAVMTATEAKCAALDDLKVTDRETGRVATGTTTDAVAIAIVDSGRYEAVHRYAGTATTLGAALGRLVYGTVAESVRTQREDDGPLFE; from the coding sequence ATGCAGCCTTGCCGTGAAGGCATTCGGAGCTATGCATCGGAAGTTATGGCCGGCGTGACGGTAAGCTGGAGGAGCGATACGATGACCGTGGAGCTGCCGCATCGGGCTCCGGTATGGAGCAGCGCGGTATGGAACGGGGGAACCGCGCTGGCATCGCGCATAGTGAACCGGATGGTTCAGTCTGGCTTCGACTGCTCCGATCCGGTGGCCTATATGAAGGAGCTATGCCTGCAGCAAGGGTATGCTCCGGATGCGACCGTCGGCCTGATGACGGCGGCGAAGGTGACCCATGCGTCCGTCATGGAAGAGGAGGGAGACGGCTTCTCCCTGCTGTGCGTGACGACGGCCGGGACGGGCAACGCCGCCCGCGCCGGGCTGCCGCGGCAGGTGTACTCGGCTTGCGAGCCGCTGAAGCCGGGCACGATCAATACGATCATCGTGCTGGACGGCAGGCTTGCGGAAGCGGCGGTATGGAATGCGGTCATGACCGCGACGGAAGCCAAGTGCGCCGCGCTGGACGACCTGAAGGTGACCGACCGGGAGACGGGCCGTGTCGCGACGGGGACGACGACCGATGCGGTGGCGATCGCCATCGTCGACAGCGGGCGCTACGAGGCCGTTCACCGCTATGCGGGCACGGCGACGACGCTGGGCGCCGCCTTGGGGCGGCTGGTGTACGGTACCGTAGCGGAATCGGTGCGCACGCAGCGGGAAGACGACGGGCCGCTGTTCGAATAA
- the cobD gene encoding threonine-phosphate decarboxylase CobD yields MVTIERFGHGGDVWTAAEAFGRTSGEFVDFSANINPLGPPPSVMARLKEELAGIVHYPDPGHRRMKEALSRRLQAGTEHLLIGNGAAECMALAILAHAPRTVGVVAPCFSEYEALSRQFGADVVRVIGQASRDYRAEWPELERLIADADMVFLGQPNNPTGAVYERRMLEEAGRLAERNGTLLIVDEAFIDFLPNEEEASLLRFAADNRNVLVIRSLTKFYAIPGLRLGYAAGHPDTIRALASKQVTWSVNGLALAAGEALLLDEAADDYAERTRSLVAGEREWLSGQLASLGLRLWTSQANFLLAEAAAPWSARRLQEELGRRGVLIRNCDGYAGLGAGHFRIAVKDRPANKRLVEALQAVLHL; encoded by the coding sequence ATGGTCACAATTGAACGGTTTGGACATGGAGGAGACGTATGGACGGCGGCGGAGGCTTTCGGGCGAACGAGCGGCGAATTCGTGGATTTCAGCGCGAACATCAATCCGCTCGGACCGCCGCCGTCCGTCATGGCGCGGCTGAAGGAGGAGCTGGCCGGCATTGTTCATTATCCCGATCCGGGGCACCGGCGGATGAAGGAGGCGTTGTCCCGCCGCCTTCAGGCAGGTACTGAGCATCTGTTGATCGGCAACGGGGCGGCCGAGTGCATGGCGCTGGCGATTCTGGCGCACGCGCCGCGCACGGTCGGCGTGGTGGCACCCTGCTTCTCGGAATACGAGGCGCTCTCAAGGCAATTCGGCGCGGACGTCGTCCGTGTCATCGGACAGGCTTCCCGGGATTACCGGGCGGAGTGGCCGGAGCTTGAACGGCTGATTGCGGATGCCGATATGGTCTTCCTCGGGCAACCGAACAATCCGACCGGCGCCGTATACGAGCGCCGGATGCTGGAGGAAGCGGGACGGCTGGCGGAGCGGAACGGAACGCTGCTGATTGTGGACGAGGCGTTCATCGATTTTCTCCCGAACGAGGAAGAGGCGAGTCTGCTGCGGTTCGCGGCGGACAACCGGAACGTGCTTGTCATCCGGTCGCTGACGAAATTTTATGCCATTCCGGGCCTTCGCCTCGGGTATGCGGCGGGGCATCCGGATACGATACGCGCGCTGGCTTCGAAGCAGGTCACGTGGAGCGTGAACGGGCTGGCGCTGGCCGCCGGCGAGGCGCTGCTCCTCGACGAAGCGGCGGACGACTACGCGGAACGGACCCGAAGCCTGGTTGCCGGCGAGCGGGAATGGCTGAGCGGGCAGCTGGCCTCGCTTGGCCTGCGCCTCTGGACGAGCCAGGCGAACTTCCTGCTGGCGGAGGCCGCGGCGCCGTGGAGCGCCCGGCGCTTGCAGGAAGAACTTGGACGCCGGGGCGTCCTCATCCGCAATTGTGACGGGTATGCGGGCCTGGGGGCCGGACATTTCCGCATCGCGGTGAAGGACCGTCCGGCAAATAAACGTCTAGTCGAGGCCCTGCAAGCTGTGTTACATTTATAA
- a CDS encoding phosphatase, with the protein MSVHHKTSWASLGAAIIVTTYYAVILFRLKGDIGLYSTEMMALARNVFGVAAVVQAVMYFVNFMSKDEPEDKELSRLISLQANQMGLVFLVLSVACCAAYLIYVSDTSTLLLSPLVSAHLLVSVLLAAWIIKYTVELMLYYRYQKADSSDPP; encoded by the coding sequence ATGTCGGTGCATCACAAAACATCATGGGCATCCCTGGGCGCCGCCATTATCGTCACTACCTATTACGCGGTGATACTGTTTCGCCTCAAAGGCGACATCGGTTTGTACAGCACAGAGATGATGGCGCTGGCCCGCAACGTATTCGGCGTCGCCGCCGTCGTGCAGGCCGTTATGTACTTCGTGAATTTCATGTCCAAAGACGAGCCCGAGGACAAGGAATTGTCACGTCTGATCTCGCTGCAAGCGAACCAGATGGGATTGGTCTTTCTCGTGCTCTCGGTGGCCTGCTGCGCGGCTTATCTGATCTATGTGTCCGATACAAGCACTCTGCTGCTGTCCCCGCTCGTCAGCGCTCATTTGCTGGTCAGCGTGCTGCTGGCCGCCTGGATCATCAAGTATACGGTCGAGCTGATGCTGTACTACCGCTATCAAAAAGCCGACTCCTCAGACCCTCCCTAA
- a CDS encoding nitroreductase family protein, which yields MSIANTIRERRSIHRFSDRPVDKELVLSLLKDAVWAPNHGMREPWRFIYAAGEAKNRLVRCVMELVEGTKMRGWDEEKKEKFIQTNLAVPAYLIVVMPEDPRPNIWEEDLSAVSALIQNFQLLAWEQGLGMLWHTGDYIYNRKFRETAGVQPGEKIVGVLRMGHFDEIPPARPRTDASERFTELS from the coding sequence ATGTCAATTGCAAATACAATTCGGGAACGCCGGAGCATTCATCGCTTCTCGGATCGGCCTGTCGATAAAGAACTGGTGCTGTCTCTGCTGAAGGATGCCGTCTGGGCTCCCAATCATGGGATGCGCGAGCCATGGCGTTTCATTTATGCGGCGGGAGAGGCGAAGAACCGGCTTGTCCGCTGCGTGATGGAGCTCGTCGAAGGAACGAAGATGAGAGGCTGGGACGAAGAGAAAAAGGAGAAGTTCATTCAGACGAATCTGGCTGTGCCCGCGTACCTTATCGTTGTCATGCCCGAGGATCCGCGGCCGAACATTTGGGAAGAGGATCTGTCGGCCGTCAGCGCCCTGATTCAGAACTTCCAACTGCTGGCGTGGGAACAAGGGCTCGGAATGCTGTGGCATACCGGGGACTATATTTATAATCGCAAGTTCCGCGAGACGGCGGGAGTGCAGCCGGGCGAGAAGATTGTCGGGGTGCTTCGCATGGGGCATTTTGATGAGATTCCGCCGGCCCGCCCGCGTACGGACGCGTCGGAACGCTTCACCGAGCTCTCTTAA